AGCTCGCACCCCGTGACCCCCACGATGCAGACGACATCGTGCTTGAGGTCAAGTCCGGGGAAGGCGGGGAGGAGTCGGCGCTGTTCGCCGCCGACCTGGCCCGCATGTACATCCGGTACGCCGAGCGTCACGGCTGGACCGTCACCGTGCTCGATGAGACCTGGTCGGACCTCGGCGGCTACAAGGACGCCACCATCACCATCGCCGGCAAGGGCGATTCCGCTGACGGCGTGTGGTCGCGGATGAAATTCGAAGGCGGAGTGCACCGCGTGCAGCGCGTGCCCGTCACCGAATCGCAGGGCCGCGTGCACACCTCGGCCGCGGGCGTGCTGGTCTATCCCGAGCCAGAAGACGTCGAGCAGGTCCAGATCGACGAATCCGATCTGCGCATCGATGTCTACCGGTCCTCGGGCAAGGGTGGCCAGGGCGTGAACACCACCGACTCCGCGGTCCGCATCACCCATCTGCCCACCGGCATCGTCGTGACCTGCCAGAACGAGCGGTCGCAGCTGCAGAACAAGGCCCGGGCCATGGTGGTGCTCGCGGCGCGACTGCAGGCGCTGGCCGAGGAACAGGCCTCGGCCGACGCGTCGGCCGACCGCGCCAGCCAGATCCGGACCGTCGACCGCAGCGAGCGGATCAGGACCTACAACTTCCCCGAGAACCGCATCGCCGATCACCGCATCAACTTCAAGGCGCACAACCTCGACCAGGTGCTCGACGGAGAAATGGACCCGCTGCTCGACGCGTTGGCCGCCGCCGACAAGCAGGCCCGGCTGCAGCAGGAGACATCAGCCGGCCCGCCGGCGAGGTCATGACCCCCCTGCGGCAGGCGATCGAGGCCGCAACCAAACGCCTGGCCGTCGCCGGCGTCGCATCCCCTCGCATCGATGCCGAATTACTGGCCGCCCACGCCGCGGGTGTCGAGCGCGGCCGGCTGATGTTTCTCGACGAGCCCGGTGAACAGTTCGTGCAGGTCTACGACGAACTCGTCGCCGCCCGGTCCCGCCGGATTCCCCTGCAACACCTTCTCGGCACCGCGCCGTTCGGCGCGCTGACTCTCGAGGTCGGCCCCGGAGTGTTCATCCCGCGGCCGGAAACCGAAGCGTTGTTGGAATGGGCTTGTGCGCAACAACTTCCGGATAATCCGGTGATCGTGGACCTGTGCACGGGTTCGGGTGCGCTGGCACTAGGGCTGGCCGCACAGTGGCCCAACGCCCGGGTGCTGGCGGTCGAGAACTCGCCCGCGGCTCTGGAATTCGCCCGTCGCAACGCGGCGGGAACGCGCGTGGAGATCCTCGATGCCGACGTCACCACGGCCGGCCTGCTGCCCGAACTCGACGGCCGGGTGGACCTGCTGGTATCGAACCCGCCCTACATCCCCGAGGCTGCGGTGCTCGAACCCGAAGTGGCCGAACACGATCCCGCGACCGCGTTGTTCGGCGGCGCGGACGGTATGTCTGTGATCCGGCCGATTGTCACGCTGGCCGCCCGGTGGTTACGTGACGGCGCCACCTGCGCCGTCGAGCATGACGACACCACCTCCGAACTGTGCGTGGACGCGTTCGTCGGCGACGGGCAGTTCACCGAGGTCACCGCGCGCCGCGACCTCGCCGGGCGACCCCGCTTTGTGACGGCGACCCGGGTTGGGAGAAGCTGAGCTGATGCGCGCACCGACCGGGGAGCCGACATGACCATCTTCGATTGCACCGACGCCGATCAGCGTGCGACGGGTATGGCCTCGGCGATCAGCGCGGTCAAGGGCGGACGGCTCGTGGTGATGCCGACCGACACCGTGTACGGCATCGGCGCCGACGCGTTCGATTCGGAAGCAGTGGGTGCGCTGCTGGCTGCCAAGGGCCGGGGCCGCAACATGCCGGTCGGCGTGTTCGTCGGTTCGTGGAACACCATCGACGGCCTGGTCTACTCGGTCCCCGCCGCGGCTCGCGAACTGATCAGGGCGTTCTGGCCGGGGGCACTGAGTCTGGTGGTCACGCAGGCGCCGTCACTGCAGTGGGATCTCGGGGATGCCAACGGCAGCGTCATGCTCCGGATGCCGCTGCACCCGGTGGCCATCGAATTGCTTCGTGAAGTCGGCCCCATGGCGCAGTCGAGTGCCAACGTCTCGGGCCAGCCGGCCGCGGTGACCGCGGCGCAGGCGCACGAGCAACTCGGCGACAAGGTCGAGGTCTATCTCGACGGCGGGCCGGCCGAACAGCAGGCCGCGTCCACCATCGTCGACCTCACCGGCGCCCAGCCGCGCATCCTGCGGACCGGCCCGATCAGTGCGGCCGACATCGCTAGGGTCGTTGGCGTGGAAACATCCACGCTCACAACAACACCTACGGAGTGATCTCAGCTTGCTGCAGTACGGTTCATCGGTGATGTCGGCCGGTGACGCAGTGATTCCCGCGGTCAACTCCGGGCTTCTCGCGCTGTCTGACCGGGGCGCCGGTGTACCGCTGCGAGAGCTGGCGCTGGTCGGCCTGACCGCTGCGATCATCACGTACTTCGCCACCGGCTGGGTGCGCGTGCTGGCCATCCGGATCGGCGCCGTCGCCTACCCGCGCGAACGCGATGTCCACGTCCAGCCGGTCCCGCGGATGGGCGGGTTGGCGATGTACATCGGCGTGGCCGCCGCGGTGTTGCTGGCTTCTCAACTTCCGGCGCTGACCCGAGGATTCGTCTACTCCACCGGCATGCCCGCAGTGGTGGTCGCCGGTGGGCTGATCATGGCCATCGGGCTGATCGACGACCGCTGGGGGCTGGACGCGCTGACCAAATTCGCCGGCCAGATCACCGCGGCCAGCGTGCTGGTCACCATGGGCGTGGCCTGGAGCGTGCTCTACATCCCGTTCGGGGGAGTGGGCACCATCGTGCTCGACCAGGTGTCGTCGATCCTGCTGACGCTCGCGCTCACGGTGTCGATCGTCAACGCGATGAACTTCGTGGACGGACTCGACGGGCTGGCCGCCGGCCTGGGACTCATCACGGCGCTGGCCATCTGCATCTTCTCGGTCGGGCTGCTGCGAGACCACGGCGGCGACGTCCTGTTCTACCCACCCGCGGTGATCTCGGTGGTGCTCGCCGGGGCCTGCCTGGGCTTCCTGCCACACAATTTCCACCGGGCCAAGATCTTCATGGGCGACTCGGGATCGATGCTGATCGGCCTGATGCTGGGTGCGGCGTCGACCACGGCCGCCGGACCGATCTCGCAGAACGCCTACGGTGCCCGCGACGTTTTCGCGCTCATGTCGCCGTTCCTCCTGGTGATCGCAGTGATGCTGGTGCCGGCGCTGGACACGTTGCTGGCCATCGTGCGTCGCACCCGAGCCGGCCGCAGTCCGCTCAGCCCCGACAAGATGCACCTGCATCACCGGCTTCTGCAGATCGGTCACTCGCATCGCCGCGCCGTGCTGCTGATCTACCTGTGGGTGGGCATCATCGCCTTCGGCGCCGCGGCGACCATCTTCTTCGATCCGCGCTACACCGGAGCGGTCGTCGCGGCCGCCATCGTGGTGGCGATCGTGGTGACACTGATACCCCTGTTGCAACGCGGGAGCGAAGGCTCCGAGGACGAGCACGAGGCGAAGTACGACAAAAAGTAGTAGGCCACGTTTAGGGGTGCCTACCATGTGTTAGGGTGCTGCCAGAACCCGAAAAACCTCGCGGGTTGCCGGCCCGGCCCATCGGTTCGACGAACCGTCAGGTGCCGATCAACGACCGACAAAGGGAGCTGCCCCGTGGGTGATTCAAGCCCGCCCGCCGCCCTCCGATATTCTCGTCGGGCGCGCACAGGGTTTTGCCAGGGGGCAGCAACCGTTGGCATCTCCGAGGGTGCAGCGTTTCGTGACAGCGGGATTGGGGTGAATCAGTGACGACACCAGCGCAAAACGCGCCGTTGGTGTTCCCGTCGGTGGCTTTCCGGCCACTGCGTCTCCTGATTGTTTGCGTTGCACTGACCGCGCTGGCCATCGTGGCCGCCGCATTCACCGGACACATTTTCTTCGGCGTCTTCTTCGGTGTCGGCCTGGGCCTCGGCCTGGTCAACGCCCTGCTGGTGCGCCGGGCCGTCGAGTCGATCACGGCCGAAGATCACCCGCTCAAGAAGAAGATGGCCGTGAACTCCGCGACTCGGCTGCTGATCATCACCGCGATCGCACTCGGCATCGCATTTGTCTTCAAAACCTCGGGCGGCATCGCGGTGCTGTTCGGGCTGGCGATTTTCCAGGCTCTGCTGGTGATGAGCACCAGCATCCCCGTGCTGCGGAAAATCCGCTCGAACGGCCTGGATGTCTTGGATACGGAATCGAAGGGTTGAGCTGACCTAAATGACTCAGACGACGACCGTGCTCGCCGCCGAAGAGGGTGGCGCCGCCATCCACGTCGGCCACCACACGATGGTGTTCGAGCTGTTCGGGATGACGTTCAACGGTGACACCATCCTGGCCACCGCGATCACCGCGGTGATCGTGATCGCCCTGGCATTCGTCCTGCGGGCCAAGGTCACCTCGACCGGTGTGCCCGGCGGTGTGCAGCTGTTCTGGGAGGCCCTGACCATCCAGATGCGCGGGCAGATCGAAGCCGCGATCGGCATGAAGGTCGCGCCGTTCGTGCTGCCGCTGTCGGTGGCGATCTTCGTCTTCATCCTGGTCTCCAACTGGCTGTCGGTCCTGCCGCTGCAGTACGGGGGAGCGGACGGCGCCGCCGCCGAGTGGTACAAGCCGCCGGCCTCCGACATCAACTTCGTGCTGGCGCTGGCCCTGTTCGTGTTCGTCTGCTACCACGCGGCAGGCATCTGGCGCCGCGGCATCATCGGCCACCCGGTCAAGGTGCTCAAGGGTCACGTGCCCGCACTGCTGCCGATCAACATCGTCGAGGAACTCGCCAAGCCGATCTCGCTGGCCCTCCGTCTTTTCGGCAACATCTTCGCCGGCGGCATCCTGGTCGCGCTGATCGCGATGTTCCCCTGGTACATCCAGTGGGCGCCGAACGCGATCTGGAAGACCTTCGACCTGTTCGTCGGCTTGATCCAGGCCTTCATCTTCTCGCTGCTGACGATCCTGTACTTCAGCCAGGCGATGGAACTGGACCACGAAGACCACTGAGCACGACAACCTAGATCCACTGACCCCTAACAACTGCACCACACGAACCTCTGGCGGCGCAGCCACCAGTTATCAAGGAGGATAAAAGGAATGGAACTCGACCCCAACGCCCTCATCACGGCCGGCGCTCTGATCGGTGGCGGTTTGATCATGGGCGGCGGCGCCATCGGCGCTGGTATCGGTGACGGTATCGCGGGTAACGCGCTGATCTCGGGTATCGCCCGGCAGCCCGAGGCCCAGGGCCGGCTGTTCACCCCGTTCTTCATCACCGTCGGTCTGGTGGAGGCCGCGTACTTCATCAACCTGGCCTTCATGGCGCTGTTCGTCTTCGCCACCCCGGGCCTGCAGTAGTCCATCAGCATGGGTGAACTGAGCGCAACGATCCTGGCCTCAAGCCAGGCAGCGGCGGAAGGCGGTGGGGGCCAGAGCAACTTCCTGGTCCCCAACGGCACCTTCTTCGCCGTGCTGATCATTTTCCTGATCACACTCGCTGTGATCGCGAAATGGGTTGTGCCACCGGTCGGCAAGGTGCTGGCAGAGCGTGAAGCGATGCTGGCGAAGACCGCCGCTGACAATCGGAAGTCGGCCGAGCAGGTGGCCGCGGCACAGGCCGACTACAACGAGGCGATGGCCGGGGCTCGCACCCAGGCATCGGCAATCCGTGACGAGGCCCGTGCCGCGGGCCGCGAGGTGGTCGACGCCAAGCGTGCCGAGGCCAGCACCGAAGTGGCCACGACAGTGCGCCAGGCCGATGAGCAGCTTGCTGCCCAAAGTGCCGAGGTGCGGTCGGGGCTCGAGTCCTCGGTGGACGGGCTCTCGCAGACCCTGGCCAGCCGAATTTTGGGCATCGACGTGAAATCAGGTGGGACGCAGTAGATGTCGATATTTATCGGGCAGCTGATCGGCTTTGCCGTCATCGCATTCATCATCATCAAGTGGGTGGTGCCTCCGGTGCGGAGCCTGATGCAGAAGCAGCAGGAAGCCGTGCGGGTCGCTCTCGCCGAGAGCGCCGATGCGGCGAAGAAGCTCGCCGATGCCGATGAGATGCATGCCAAGGCACTCGCCGACGCCAAGGCCGAATCGACCAAGGTGACCGACGAGGCCGCGCAGGACTCCGAGCGGATCACCGCTCAGCTGGCCGAGCAGGCCGGAACCGAGGCCGAGCGGATCAAGGCACAGGGCGCCCAGCAGATTCAGCTGATGCGCCAGCAGCTCATCCGTCAGCTGCGGACCGGTCTCGGATCGGAGTCGGTGGCCAAGGCCGACGCTCTGGTGCGGGCACACGTCGCCGATCCGGCCGCGCAGGCGGCCACCGTCGATAGATTCTTGGCCGAGCTGGACCAGATGGCCCCGTCGACCGTGGTGATCGACACCGCCGCCACGGCCAAGCTGCGCGCGGCCAGCCGCGAGTCGCTGACCGTCGTGGTCGACAAGTTCGACTCGGTCGCAGGCGGTCTGGACGCCGACGGCCTGACCACACTGGCCGAGGAACTGACCTCGGTGGCCAAGCTGCTGCTGTCGGAGTCGGTGCTCACCAGGCATCTGGCCGAGCCGACCGACAACTCCGCGGCCAAGGTCGAGCTGGTTGACCGTCTGCTGTCGGGCCAGGTCGGCACCACCACTCTGGATGTGCTGCGGACCGCCGTCTCGCAGCGTTGGTCGACCGAATCGAACCTGGTCGACGCGATTGAACACACCGCCCGGCTGGCGCTGCTCAAGCGCGCCGAGATCGGCGGTGAGGTCGATGAGGTGGAGGACCAGCTGTTCCGGTTCGGTCGCCTGCTCGACGCCGAGCCCAAGCTCTCGGCCCTGCTCAGTGACTACACGACCCCGGTCGACGGTCGAATCGCCTTGCTGGACAAGGTGCTCGCCGGCAATGCGAGTGGAAACGGGACGGCAGCTGCGCTGCTGACCCAGACTGTGGGGCTGCTGCGCGGTGAGCGCGCCGACGAGGCCGTCATCGACCTCGCCGAGCTCGCAGTCGCCCGCCGCGGTGAAGTGGTCGCTCACGTGACCGCCGCCGCTGACCTGACCGATGCTCAGCGGACCCGGTTGTCGGAGGTGCTCACCCGCATCTACGGACACCCGGTGGCAGTGCAGTTGCACGTCGACCCGGAACTGCTCGGTGGTCTGTCGATCACCGTCGGTGACGAAGTGATCGACGGCTCGATCTCGTCCCGACTGGCCGCCGCAGCGACCCAGCTGCCGGACTAACCGAACTCAAGAACCACCCAAGAACAAGGTAGGAAGACGAAAAACCATGGCAGAGTTGACAATCTCGGCTGCTGATATCGAAGGTGCCATCGAGGATTACGTATCCTCGTTTTCCGCCGACACCGAGCGTGAAGAGATCGGCACCGTCGTCGACGCCGGTGACGGCATCGCTCACGTCGAGGGCCTGCCCTCGGTCATGACCCAGGAGCTCCTCGAGTTCCCGGGCGGTGTGTTGGGTGTGGCGCTCAACCTCGACGAGCACAGCGTCGGCGCCGTCATCCTGGGTGAGTTCGAGAAGATCGAAGAAGGCCAGCAGGTCAAGCGCACCGGCGAGGTGCTCTCCGTGCCGGTCGGCGACGCCTTCCTCGGTCGCGTCGTCAACCCGCTCGGCCAGCCGATCGACGGCCAGGGCGACATCGAAGCCGAGACCCGCCGTGCCCTCGAGCTGCAGGCCCCTTCGGTGGTGCAGCGTCAGGGCGTCGGCGAGCCGCTGCAGACCGGCATCAAGGCCGTTGACGCCATGACCCCGATCGGCCGCGGCCAGCGCCAGCTGATCATCGGTGACCGCAAGACCGGCAAGACCGCGCTCTGCGTCGACACCATCCTCAACCAGCGCGAAGCCTGGCTGACCGGCGATCCCAAGCAGCAGGTGCGCTGCGTGTACGTCGCCGTCGGCCAGAAGGGCACCACCATCGCCAGCGTGAAGCGCGCGCTGGAAGAGGGCGGCGCGATGGAGTACACCACCATCGTGGCGGCCCCCGCCTCCGATCCGGCCGGCTTCAAGTGGCTGGCGCCCTACACCGGTTCGGCCATCGGCCAGCACTGGATGTACGACGGCAAGCACGTGCTGATCGTGTTCGACGACCTGACCAAGCAGGCCGAGGCCTACCGTGCCATCTCGCTGCTGCTGCGCCGCCCGCCGGGCCGCGAGGCATACCCCGGTGACGTCTTCTACCTGCACTCGCGTCTGCTAGAGCGTTGCGCAAAGCTGTCCGACGAGCTCGGCGGTGGTTCGATGACGGGTCTGCCGATCATCGAGACCAAGGCCAACGACATCTCGGCCTACATCCCGACCAACGTCATCTCGATCACCGACGGCCAGTGCTTCCTGGAGTCCGACCTGTTCAACCAGGGTGTGCGCCCGGCCGTGAACGTCGGTGTGTCGGTGTCCCGCGTCGGTGGCGCCGCGCAGATCAAGGCCATGAAAGAGGTCGCGGGCTCGCTGCGTCTGGACCTGTCGCAGTACCGCGAGCTGGAGGCCTTCGCGGCCTTCGCCTCGGACCTGGACGCGGCTTCCAAGGCTCAGCTGGACCGCGGTGTCCGCCTGGTCGAGCTGCTCAAGCAGCCCCAGTACAGCCCGCTGGCGGTCGAGGACCAGGTCGTCGAGATCTTCCTCGGTACCCAGGGCCATCTGGATTCGGTTCCGGCCGAGGATGTCTCGCGCTTCTCCTCCGAGCTGCTGGAGCACGTGAAGGCCAGCCACTCCGACATCCTCACCGGGATCAAGGAGACCAAGAAGCTGTCCGAGGAGGCCGAGGAGAAGCTGGTCTCGGTCATCAACGAGTTCAAGAAGGGCTTCGCCGCCACCGACGGCAGCTCCGTGGTTGTCAAGGAGGCCGATGCTGACGCACTCGACCCCGAGGACCTGGAGAAGGAATCGGTCAAGGTCCGCAAGCCGGCACCGAAGAAGGCCTAGGTAACCAATGGCAGCCACACTTCGCGAGCTACGCGGGCGTATCCGCTCCGCTTCGTCGATCAAGAAGATCACGAAGGCCCAGGAGCTGATCGCCACGTCGCGGATCGCCAAGGCGCAGGCCCGGGTGGACGCGGCCCGGCCCTACTCCACCGAGATCACCAACATGCTCACCGAGCTGGCCGGCGCCAGCGCGCTGGATCACCCGCTGCTCGTGCAGCGGGAGAACCCCAAGCGGGCCGGTGTGCTGGTGGTGTCCTCGGACCGCGGTCTCTGCGGCGGTTACAACGCCAACGTGCTGCGCCGGGCCGAGGAACTGTTCTCGCTGCTGCGGGAAGAGGGCAAGAACCCGGTGCTCTACGTCGTCGGCCGGAAGGCTTTGGGCTACTACAGCTTTCGCCAACGGCCGGTGACCGAGTCGTGGACGGGCTTCTCCGAGCGCCCCGAGTACGAGAACGCCAAGGAGATCGCCGACACGCTCGTGACGGCGTTCATGTCCGGCGCTGACGACGAGGGTGACGACGCCGGAGCCGACGGCATCCTTGGGGTCGACGAACTGCACATCGTCTCCACCGAGTTCCGGTCGATGCTTTCGCAAACCGCGGTGGCGCATCGGATCGCGCCGCTGGTCGTCGAGTACGTGGGTGAGCCGGAGACCGGCCCGCACACGCTGTACTCGTTCGAACCGAACGCCGAGGATCTGTTCGACGCGCTGTTGCCGCGCTACATCGCCACCCGCGTGTACGCAGCGCTGCTGGAGGCGGCGGCCTCGGAGTCGGCTTCGCGCCGGCGCGCCATGAAGTCGGCCACCGACAACGCCGACGATCTGATCAAGGCACTGACGCTCGCGGCCAACCGCGAACGCCAGGCGCAGATCACCCAGGAAATCAGCGAGATCGTGGGCGGCGCGAACGCGCTGGCCGACGCGCGCTAGCCGGACCAAAGACGAAAGCCTCGTAGGAAAGCGAAGAGAGAATGACTGCTACTGCAGAGAAGACCGCGGGCCGCGTAGTCCGCATCACCGGCCCGGTGGTGGATATTGAATTCCCGCGCGGTGCCGTGCCCGAGCTGTTCAACGCGCTGCACGCCGACATCACCTATGGCGCGCTCGCCAAGACCCTGACGCTCGAGGTTGCCCAGCACCTCGGCGACAACCTGGTGCGCTGCATCTCCATGCAGCCCACTGACGGCCTGGTGCGTGGCACCGACGTCCGCGACACCGGCGCCTCGATCTCGGTGCCGGTCGGCGACGGCGTCAAGGGCCACGTGTTCAACGCCCTCGGTGACTGCCTCGACGAGCCCGGCTACGGCAAGGACTTCCAGCACTGGTCGATCCACCGCAAGCCGCCGGCCTTCGCCGACCTGGAGCCCCGCACCGAGATGCTGGAGACCGGTCTGAAGGTCGTCGACCTGCTGACCCCGTACGTGCGCGGTGGCAAGATCGCCCTGTTCGGTGGTGCCGGCGTGGGCAAGACGGTTCTGATCCAGGAGATGATCAACCGTATCGCCCGCAACTTCGGTGGTACCTCGGTGTTCGCCGGCGTCGGTGAGCGCACCCGTGAGGGCAACGACCTGTGGGTCGAGCTCGCGGACGCCAACGTGCTCAAGGACACCGCGCTTGTGTTCGGCCAGATGGACGAGCCGCCAGGCACCCGTATGCGCGTCGCCCTGTCGGCCCTGACCATGGCCGAGTACTTCCGCGACGAGCAGAACCAGGACGTGCTGCTCTTCATCGACAACATCTTCCGGTTCACCCAGGCCGGTTCCGAGGTTTCGACCCTGCTGGGTCGTATGCCTTCGGCCGTGGGTTACCAGCCGACGCTGGCCGACGAGATGGGTGAGCTGCAGGAGCGCATCACCTCGACCCGTGGTCGTTCGATCACCTCGATGCAGGCCGTGTACGTGCCCGCCGACGACTACACCGACCCGGCACCGGCCACCACGTTCGCCCACCTGGACGCCACCACCGAGCTTTCTCGTGCGGTGTTCTCCAAGGGCATCTTCCCCGCTGTGGACCCGCTGGCTTCGTCCTCGACGATCCTGCACCCCAGCGTCGTCGGCGACGAGCACTACCGCGTCGCCCAGGAAGTCATCCGGATCCTGCAGCGCTACAAGGACCTTCAGGACATCATCGCCATCCTCGGTATCGACGAGCTGTCGGAAGAGGACAAGGTTCTGGTGTACCGCGCCCGTAAGATCGAGCGCTTCCTGAGCCAGAACATGATGGCGGCCGAGCAGTTCACCGGCCAGCCGGGTTCGACCGTGCCGCTCAAGGAGACCATCGAGGCCTTCGACAAGCTGGCCAAGGGCGAGTTCGATCACCTGCCCGAGCAGGCGTTCTTCCTCATCGGTGGTCTGGACGACCTGGCGAAGAAGGCTGAAAGCCTCGGCGCCAAGCTGTGATGACTTCTGTAGAAACCCGAGTGCGAGAGGTGGTGTGACATGGCTGATCTGAACGTCGAGATCGTGGCCGTGGAGCGTGAGCTCTGGTCCGGTGCCGCTACGTTCGTCTTCACAAGGACCACCGCCGGTGAGATCGGCATCCTGCCGCGCCATATCCCGTTGGTCGCGCAGCTGGTCGACGACGCCATGGTGCGGGTCGAGCGTGAAGGCGAGGACGATCTGCGGATCGCCGTTGACGGCGGTTTCCTGTCGGTGACGGAGGAGACGGTCCGAATCCTGGTGGAGAACGCTCAGTTCGAATCCGAGATCGACGCCGAGTCCGCGAAGCAGGACGCGGAGTCCGACGACGAGCAGACAGCGGCATGGGGTCGGGCGCGCCTGCGCGCTCTCGGCCAGATCGACTGACGACAGAGACGACAGATGAGCGCGCCCATGATTGTCATGGTCGCGCTCGTCTGCGTTCTGGCTGTTTTGGCCGGCGCGCTGAGCTACCGCTTGTGGAAGTTGCGTCAGGTCGGGGGAACAGCGGCCATCCTGCGCGACTTCCCCGCTGACGGAGGCAGTGGCTGGCGCCACGGCGTGATGCGCTACCGCGGTGGGGAAGCTGGTTTCTACCGGCTGTCGAGCATGCGGTGGTGGCCTGACCGGCGTTTGAGCCGGAGGGGGCTGGAAGTGGTGTCGCGCCGTGCCCCGCGTGGCGACGAATTCGACATCATGACCGACGCGACGGTCATTCTCGAACTGCGCGACAACAGTCCCGAGCGCAGGCAGGGCTACGAGATCGCCTTGGACCGGGGTGCTCTGACGGCGTTCACGTCGTGGCTCGAATCGCGGCCATCGCCGCGGGCCCGGCGGCGGAACTACTGAGCGGCTCCGGGTTTCCAGAGCACGTCCCCGTCCGGATTCGCCACTCGCGACAGGATGAACAGCAGATCCGACAGTCGGTTGAGGTACTTCGCCGGCAGGACACTCACCGAATCACCGTGCTCCTGCACGGCAATCCAAGCTGACCGCTCGGCGCGGCGGGCCACCGTGCGTGCGACGTGCAACAGCGCCGACAGGGGAGTGCCTCCGGGCAGGATGAACGAATTCAGTGCAGGTAGTGCCTCGTTGAACTCGTCGCACCACTTCTCGAGCCGGTCGATGTAGGCCTGTGAGATGCGCAGCGGTGGGTGCTCGGGGTTGTCCACGACGGGCGTCGACAAATCTGCACCGGCGTCGAACAGGTCGTTCTGAATCTGCCTGAGCACAGCCAGGATTTGCTGATCGGGTTCGCCGAGGGCGACTGCGACGCCGATGGCGGCGTTGGCTTCGTCACAGTCGGCATATGCCGCCAACCTCGAATCATTCTTGGAAACCCTGCTGAAGTCACTCAGCCCGGTCGTGCCGTCGTCGCCGGTGCGGGTATAGATACGGGTGAGATGAACCGCCATAGCTGAACCGTACCGGGCTCGCGGACACGTTGGCCGGGCCCGCCGGATCTGTCCGAGCAGGCGGAAACTCGACGGCGGGCTGTCTACACTAACCGGCGTGAGCGAGCGTTTCTTGGTGACCGGCGGGAACCGGTTATCAGGCGAAGTTGCTGTCGGTGGCGCGAAGAACAGTGTGCTGAAACTGATGGCGGCCTCGTTGCTGGCCGAGGGCACCAGCACCATCACCAACTGCCCCGACATCCTCGACGTGCCGTTGATGGCGGAGGTCTTACGAGGGTTGGGTGCCACGGTCGAGCT
Above is a window of Mycolicibacterium boenickei DNA encoding:
- the prfA gene encoding peptide chain release factor 1 codes for the protein MTDTAPAIEALLAEHADLERQLADPNLHADASAARKVGRRFAQISPVVGTYRKLEAARGDLEAARELAADDASFADEVEELTAKVAELDAQLTDQLAPRDPHDADDIVLEVKSGEGGEESALFAADLARMYIRYAERHGWTVTVLDETWSDLGGYKDATITIAGKGDSADGVWSRMKFEGGVHRVQRVPVTESQGRVHTSAAGVLVYPEPEDVEQVQIDESDLRIDVYRSSGKGGQGVNTTDSAVRITHLPTGIVVTCQNERSQLQNKARAMVVLAARLQALAEEQASADASADRASQIRTVDRSERIRTYNFPENRIADHRINFKAHNLDQVLDGEMDPLLDALAAADKQARLQQETSAGPPARS
- the prmC gene encoding peptide chain release factor N(5)-glutamine methyltransferase, whose protein sequence is MTPLRQAIEAATKRLAVAGVASPRIDAELLAAHAAGVERGRLMFLDEPGEQFVQVYDELVAARSRRIPLQHLLGTAPFGALTLEVGPGVFIPRPETEALLEWACAQQLPDNPVIVDLCTGSGALALGLAAQWPNARVLAVENSPAALEFARRNAAGTRVEILDADVTTAGLLPELDGRVDLLVSNPPYIPEAAVLEPEVAEHDPATALFGGADGMSVIRPIVTLAARWLRDGATCAVEHDDTTSELCVDAFVGDGQFTEVTARRDLAGRPRFVTATRVGRS
- a CDS encoding L-threonylcarbamoyladenylate synthase, with translation MTIFDCTDADQRATGMASAISAVKGGRLVVMPTDTVYGIGADAFDSEAVGALLAAKGRGRNMPVGVFVGSWNTIDGLVYSVPAAARELIRAFWPGALSLVVTQAPSLQWDLGDANGSVMLRMPLHPVAIELLREVGPMAQSSANVSGQPAAVTAAQAHEQLGDKVEVYLDGGPAEQQAASTIVDLTGAQPRILRTGPISAADIARVVGVETSTLTTTPTE
- a CDS encoding glycosyltransferase family 4 protein → MLQYGSSVMSAGDAVIPAVNSGLLALSDRGAGVPLRELALVGLTAAIITYFATGWVRVLAIRIGAVAYPRERDVHVQPVPRMGGLAMYIGVAAAVLLASQLPALTRGFVYSTGMPAVVVAGGLIMAIGLIDDRWGLDALTKFAGQITAASVLVTMGVAWSVLYIPFGGVGTIVLDQVSSILLTLALTVSIVNAMNFVDGLDGLAAGLGLITALAICIFSVGLLRDHGGDVLFYPPAVISVVLAGACLGFLPHNFHRAKIFMGDSGSMLIGLMLGAASTTAAGPISQNAYGARDVFALMSPFLLVIAVMLVPALDTLLAIVRRTRAGRSPLSPDKMHLHHRLLQIGHSHRRAVLLIYLWVGIIAFGAAATIFFDPRYTGAVVAAAIVVAIVVTLIPLLQRGSEGSEDEHEAKYDKK
- a CDS encoding ATP synthase subunit I yields the protein MTTPAQNAPLVFPSVAFRPLRLLIVCVALTALAIVAAAFTGHIFFGVFFGVGLGLGLVNALLVRRAVESITAEDHPLKKKMAVNSATRLLIITAIALGIAFVFKTSGGIAVLFGLAIFQALLVMSTSIPVLRKIRSNGLDVLDTESKG
- the atpB gene encoding F0F1 ATP synthase subunit A, which encodes MTQTTTVLAAEEGGAAIHVGHHTMVFELFGMTFNGDTILATAITAVIVIALAFVLRAKVTSTGVPGGVQLFWEALTIQMRGQIEAAIGMKVAPFVLPLSVAIFVFILVSNWLSVLPLQYGGADGAAAEWYKPPASDINFVLALALFVFVCYHAAGIWRRGIIGHPVKVLKGHVPALLPINIVEELAKPISLALRLFGNIFAGGILVALIAMFPWYIQWAPNAIWKTFDLFVGLIQAFIFSLLTILYFSQAMELDHEDH
- a CDS encoding F0F1 ATP synthase subunit C, giving the protein MELDPNALITAGALIGGGLIMGGGAIGAGIGDGIAGNALISGIARQPEAQGRLFTPFFITVGLVEAAYFINLAFMALFVFATPGLQ
- a CDS encoding F0F1 ATP synthase subunit B, whose protein sequence is MGELSATILASSQAAAEGGGGQSNFLVPNGTFFAVLIIFLITLAVIAKWVVPPVGKVLAEREAMLAKTAADNRKSAEQVAAAQADYNEAMAGARTQASAIRDEARAAGREVVDAKRAEASTEVATTVRQADEQLAAQSAEVRSGLESSVDGLSQTLASRILGIDVKSGGTQ
- a CDS encoding F0F1 ATP synthase subunit B/delta, with translation MSIFIGQLIGFAVIAFIIIKWVVPPVRSLMQKQQEAVRVALAESADAAKKLADADEMHAKALADAKAESTKVTDEAAQDSERITAQLAEQAGTEAERIKAQGAQQIQLMRQQLIRQLRTGLGSESVAKADALVRAHVADPAAQAATVDRFLAELDQMAPSTVVIDTAATAKLRAASRESLTVVVDKFDSVAGGLDADGLTTLAEELTSVAKLLLSESVLTRHLAEPTDNSAAKVELVDRLLSGQVGTTTLDVLRTAVSQRWSTESNLVDAIEHTARLALLKRAEIGGEVDEVEDQLFRFGRLLDAEPKLSALLSDYTTPVDGRIALLDKVLAGNASGNGTAAALLTQTVGLLRGERADEAVIDLAELAVARRGEVVAHVTAAADLTDAQRTRLSEVLTRIYGHPVAVQLHVDPELLGGLSITVGDEVIDGSISSRLAAAATQLPD